The genomic segment ttttctaccgctcgggcgccatccTTTCTGCCATTTTCTTCTTGGCTTGCGCACTTTGCTCCAGATTCGGTTTTCCGGTCATTTTTCTTGCAAATTTGTCACACAAGTGAGACATGATCAAATGCAAATGTTTactctaaaatgaacaaaatgaaaatgaaatgtacgcatgcacaatgcaaacacacacaaactaatgcaataaaacatgtaaaaaccacgtctatcaaccccctcatactaaccttttgcttgcCCTCAAGCAAAATAGGTTACAGACTACAACTAAAACATGAAACAAACACAAAGTGAACATATTAAAATAACTAGATTGATGGCGAAGTAGAAAACTGACATCTCCTGCCTCAGCGGGTTTGTGAACCACATCCAATTAGTCATAACACAACATCCATTAATACCCCTTTTCAAAACCTCACAAAACATTTGTATTTTTCCAAGAAGTGTGGTCGTGTGTGCTGTGGATTTTTCTAGCTTGTGTTTCAGACAGTTTTATTCGCAAATCATGTGGGTCGCCGTATCAACAAGTTAACGCAAGTTTCTCTTTCCTGAGTTATGTTTCCATTTGGGACCAACCAGTAAACATAAAAAGTGGTAGAGTTTCATGGTAGAACAACAAAATGTAGGGAGTCAATAGCTATAAATGCTCAAGTGGTTCAGAAAGATTGGGAGTACGTAGATTATTTTCACTATGCTCTTGTCAGAAATTTTCTCTGACATTCCTCAacgccttacatctccatctttttagcCTTGGGATAGGAGTTCATCCCTTTttggctcccccacaccttacatccccctttattattattaatttttttttcaggcGCATAGTTTTCTCATGCGTACTCCCTAGGCTTGGAATATAGGGTATGTTTATTTATCTGGCCTAGAGGAGAATTTTTAGGTCCTATGCACGATTGGATGAAAGATTTTCTACTTGAGTTCATGCTACTAGGTTGGTTACTCATTTCAACAGGTAATTATTCAAGTTCTACTCGCATCTTATGTTTCTCTAGTTCCCCTCACAGATTATTTTGAACTTAACTGTCATCGACACCACTATCAAAATCCACTATGTgtgcatatatataaaaatttcaatTCACCGGGGGATTCATACGAGTGATAAGACTAAGCAACATGCAGTTCATTTAGCCCAAAATCATCATTGGCTACCAATTTACTTTTTTCACCATCAACTGACTCACATGCGAGACACATACTAACCGAACTCCTCATACTAAGTGTGTGCAATGTCCCAATTGCACCAAAGACGAAAACACATAAATGCAAACATTAATGCAGACACAGAAATAAATGCCCAAATGAAACAACAATTAGAAATAAAACATAAAGCAATAGAAAATGGAAATTCAAAGAAGGGGAAACAATGAACTCGTCTGATCAAGGTTCCTCCTCGTAGTTCTCCGGTGGTGGCACTCTGGCTGCATCCCCTACTGAATATTGTAAAACTGAAACTGTAAAACTCAACAAAAGTACAAGAAAGAAAACTAAAACGAGTAGAGAGGGAAATAaattagttctcaatttatagtcgagagctagACTGCAGGTTCCCCTCAGTTTTGATTGTTTTGGAATCGAGTGACTCCAATTTGTCGTTCCCCTGTGCCACCTAAAtgtttcttcagttgttgagcaTTGACTGTGAATGACTCATTTTTTCCATCTCTCACAGTTATGTCTCCCGGGCGAAACACCTTGGTGATCATGTAAGGGCCCGTCCACCTTGACTTGAGCTTGCCAGGAAACAGGCGCAGCTTGGAGTTGTATAGCAGCAGCGTTTCACCTTCTTTGAATTCTCTCGACGTGATGCTCTTGTCAGGTGCTCGCTTGTACGCTCTAAGTACACGTACTTCAGGTGTGGAGGCCGTGGTTTTACCTCACGTGTTGGCAGTTCCTCAATGCTTGACTTCTGAGGGGTCAAATCTCTTCGATCCCCCATGTCTTCCAATTTCATCCTTTCTGCATTCTTCCATTGATGGTTGGCATTACAGTACGCCACTCTTGCAAATTTTTCTTCATTAAGTTCATCCTCCTTCAATTCAGTGGTGAGCGTAGCTTCCAATGGGTCCTTCATAGCATCCTGCACAAATTGACAGACAAGTGAATCCGATGAATCAACTATGAAACAATTATTAgtgtgcagtgtgtgcttaagagcgttaaaaacattaaaagtgATTTCTTCCTttcccactctcaatctcaacttccatTCTTGCACTTCAATCACGGCCTTGCCGgttgcaaggaacggtctccctaaaatcaaaggcatctccatatcctcttccatgtcaagcaccacaaaatctgTAGGAAATGTAAACTTTCCCACTTTcaccaacacatcttctttgACTCCTCGTGGATGTTTGACGGAACCGTCAACTAGTTGCAATGACATCTGTGTTGGTTTAGGCTCACCCAATCCAAGTttcctgaatacagataaatgcatAAGATTTATACTTGCTCCAAGATCACACAAGgctttatgaaaaacaatatccccaatcatgcaaggaatagaaaaactctcCGGGTCTTTCAGTTTCGGTGGGATTTTGTTTTGCACCAAAGAAGAGCAATTTTCAGTTAAGTTCaccgtcatgtgatcctccaatttcctcttattagctaatatgtctttcaaaaatttagcataactaggcatttgcatcaaagcatcggcaaaaggaatattgatatgcaattttttaaatacctcaagaaacttaccgaattgtgcGTCAAGTTTTGCTTTTTTCAATGCTGCAGGAAGAGGAGGTATAACAATTTTggattgtgcagtgggtgctggtgtAGAGTTAGAAAACTTACCTGTGTGCTTACCAACCACTTCTTTTCCTTgatcctctttttctttttcctctggTTCAAGCACTTTTCCATTCCTCAATGATATggctttcacttgctctttCGGGTTAGTTTCAGTGTTGCTTGGCAAGGTGTCTggctctctacttgctatcatctttGCTAACTGCCCAATCTGATTCTCTAgcccctttatcgatgcatccCGATTCTGTAGTCTAGTCTCGGTGGCTGAAATGAACTTGGACATCATCTGCTCCAAATTGGATTTTTCTTCTCGAGGGTCATGTCGATACATCGGATGCTTACTGTACTGCTGTCCTCCTTGTGGTCGAGTCTGACTGCcttgaccaccccatgagaagttggggtGTTGTCTCCATCTAGGATTGTATGTACTTGAGTAAGGATCATTACTCAGACGGTTTTGAACCCCAACTTGATTCACCGGTGCCTCCTCATTCACATAGAAAGGACCACTATCTTGACAGTCCTTAACATAGTGTTCTCCTCcgtatttttcacaaaatatctcttgcaGGCGCATTGCTGTCCCGTTTACGTTCATGCTGTCTATTTTCCTGTTAAGTGCTTCTAATTGTGCAGTGACAGCTGAAAAATCAGTTACCTGATGTACTCCTACATTCCTTCGCTGAGTGTTCCTCTCAGATTGAAGGTGATAGCTgttagcagccatctcctccagtaACTCGTATCCTTCCTCGGCCGTTTTCCTCAACAGATTTCCACAGGCCGCAGCATCTATCATGGTACGGTTAGAAGAAATTAACCCATAGTAaaaggtttggacaaataaCCCAAGAGGTAACTCATGGTGTGGGCATCTTCGCAATAAATCTTTGTAGCGTTCCCAAGCCTCATAGAGTGACTCCTGCTCAAATTGAGAGAAGGTGGTTATGTTCGCTCGCAGCTTCATGGTTtttgatggaggaaagtatttcaaGAGGAATGCATTGGCCATATCTTCCCAAGTTGTGATtgaacctacaggcaaacaattcaaccaCGATTTAGCTTTATTCCGCAAAGAGAACGAAAATAAACGTAGTCTAACAGCATCATctgaaactccattaaatttaaaagtatcccAAATTTCTAAGAAGTCGGCAATGTGAGTGTTCGGATCATCCAGCGCATTCCCCCCgaattggacagtgttctggATCATTTAAATTATGgctggcttgatctcaaactggtTTGCCCTGACAGTTGGTTGCActatgcttggacgtgctccatcaagtGACGGTTGCGCATACTCAAGCATGGGTATGCGCCTTGGCTCTTTGACCCTTAGATCTTCGTGATGGTCCTCCTCATGTTCGTTCCTGTTCATTATGTCTTTAAGCCTCTACTTTTGTCGTCTCCTGCGTAGGGTTCTTTCAATCTCGGGATCGAATATCTCTAGTTCAGACTCTAGAGACCTTGGCATGCACAAGAGAGATACATGCGAAGAAATCGAAGGTGTCGAACAAAGTAAAATAGAGAATGCTAAcgtaaataattgaaaataaaattgtagattaacagtccccggcaatggcgtcaaaaacttgatcgagcaaaacttgcattgTGGAaaccttaataaaaatatgattttgtatgctcaaaaattaattgcaagcgcacgatgtcaagtaatagtataatgtacgtgagtacgagtatcgttccactgaaaactgtatttgacaattattattttcagttattcaatcgttagcaacgaaatttgattgattggtTTAGTACTATTATGctcgaataaacatgcaaataaaaagattcaataattaaataatgaaatataatatctaaaatggttgattaaaattcaataagaaatgaatttgttgagaatttcggttcacctacccctcgttaattaattaattcgttcgatagtgactGCATGCTTCcaacaggatttcctattcaattgaacacactctctcgagctatgccaaactaattctactcaatgaagtaattaaacgtctttaattatttatcaagagcgaattgcatgtcgatctatgaaatcccctagttttcgacccttaggactataactatcggcgcgtatccaatttcatatatctatgtaaattgtagatccacggattatactactcgttcctatcacaagttattctctcgaactcactcgcaatataaaaacgttgttaaagttagctacgctttaacaacacgataaaacaatagtataattaagaataaatcagaaatcgatatgtaaattaattatatcaaagtttggggtaggatctccttaaatcccaacaaataataaaggtttagctactcgaattcatattaaaaataaacaaaacaaagtttaaaagatgaaaactaaattagaaatactagaattgacgaaaaacacgaagaacgatgcccggaaatcttcaaatcttcaatccaagcgcaaAAACCCTCTTCAAGCTTGTGGCGGCTGCTCCAATGAAGTCTGAATTAATCAAAAACGTCCCAAGATCCTTCCCATATCATCCACATCCCAAGATTAAAGTAGGGAATCGGTAAagatatttttccaaaaatagatggcgctcgggcggtagaaaattaccgctcgggcgccacatcttctgtaatATTTCTTGAGGAATGCGGCATTcacgctcgagcggtagaatattaccgcccgagcgccgagtctTCTGTAAGTTGGCTCTTCGGAATATAaatctcgcgcccgggcggtagaaaattaccgcccgagcgccatactttCTGGACATCATCTTAGCTATTCACCTCTCGCGCCCGGgtggtaattttctaccgctcgggcgccagcctTTCTGCCATTTTCTTCTTGGCTTGCGCACTTTGCTCCAGATTCGATTTTCCGGTCATTTTTCCGGCATTTTACTCACACACAAGTGAGACATGATCAAATGTAAATGTTTactctaaaatgaacaaaatgtaaatgaaatttACGCATgtacaatgcaaacacacacaaactaatgcaataaaacatgtaaaaaccacGTCTATCAACCCCACACATTAGGGAATCTAAAATACTAGGGGAGCTCGGAGGATAATATCTTCAACGAAAAAGGAACAATTTGGGCTATAGGAGGAAAAGGCATGTTTCGAACCTCCTTTAAGCGTTCCATATCTTCTCTCAATCTCATCATCTCCTGGATTTGCGCTTCCTGGTTTTCCAGGGGTGGTGACAGTGGATTGGTCTCTTGTCTTTGAGCCAACACATTTTTTATAGTGACAATTATCATTTGGGTGAGTTTCGCAACATTGAGACCCAAGGGTGGGCATTTTTTTGTTGCACTCGTCACGACTTTCTTCCCAATGTTCCTCTTTTTGATTATCTTTTTCGCGATTTGTCACGCCTTGTGACCGGGTTATTCGATATCAgcattatttaataattacatAATCTCCAAACAACAAGTCTCACGGTACAATATAAActaaaacaaatttatttcataaaatagaATAGTTTTTACAACGTAAATTTTTGAAACGACAAAATTTGTGAAAGTATTCACAACTTTAAATGAAACTAAAAAGAACATAACTAAATTAAACTTCTCGAGACATccatcaccagccccaaaactgatcTTTGTCATCTTACTCAATTTTCTCTTCAGACTTATCTGGGGAAGGCAGAGTGAGAGATGAGAATTTGAGAAATACTCAGTAACCGGGGGTCGTTTGAGACATATATCAACATACACATAttcttaaattcaaaatttacatAGCATACTATAACTTGAAGCATAATGAATATTCATACTTCATAATCTTTTCAACATAACAGGAATGATCATAAGCATGAGCGTAACACGCTGAACATGAAGCACTGAAATTTGAAATCATAAGTAGTGAAGTTTATCTTATTTCCATGATTTTCCTGATATCAGTATCTTATATGATAATTCTCTGCTAGTGCTGTCTCATATCCCTTAGAGATCAGTCTTATCCTTTCTCTACCATCATTCCTGTCCCCAGCAGAGACAATATTACCCTTTAAGACCTGGTGTCACTCTTTTACAGCCCACTtagccaaccagatcaagcgGCGTACCGTCAACAGCTTGATGCATgagaacttcccaggaggtcacccatccatgTACTACTCTCACTCATGCACGCTTAACTCAACATTCCCTCTAAGAAGTATAGAAATATGCTTCTTGGGATACTTGAACCATGATCTTGCTCTGACACCAATTGTAAGGATCAAACACTTATCACTAAGTCAAAATCTATAGCTGTTAGCCAAAGCTCAACTTTGTTTCTTTATACTTGTGGCAGCACAGAGTGCACCTAATTGTCTGCTAATGGGTCGGGTTGTTAGGCTCATGAGTTCGAAGAGGTGCGTGTCTATCTGCTGGTGTTGTCTCATATGCCTTAGAGATCGGTCTTACCCTTTCTCTAACTTCGGCCCTGTCCCCCAGCAGAGACAATATTGCCCGTTAAGATCTATTGTCACTCTTTTACGGCCCACTTAGCCAACAGATCAAGACGCGTAACGTTAGCAGCTTGACGCATGATAACTTCCTACGAGGTCACCCATCCCGGTACTACTCTCAGTCATGTATGCTTAACCCAACAATTTCAATATATGGTAAATCTTTTATTCTGCACTACACATTTAATCCATGCACCCTAATTGttacgtcccgaaaatttgaaagtctacgtgaaccacatacatgcaagttattaaatttttatggtattttattaagttgttttaaaagaattacatgcatttttatttcattaatttgtgttttaattcatgatttatttaaagttcaatCATAACGGCTTTTAAGATGCATTTCGCTCtcaaacgaggaacggagaccgatgaattatcaggaaaattattttatttacgtgattaatttttattaattaatatatggtTTTTTAAGTgtaattttcaagaaatgggtttattgggtatttttacccgtcagatcatatttttaattggtacgcaaattttatcgtatcggaggactttttgatgGCTCTGGCAATATTTTCCAAAACATacctaaaagaaatatttttcgagagtatAATTGGGCTTGCTGggtttattttataatataattggCCTTAAACCATTTTATTCCCTTTATTTTAAGTAAGGGCCCATTTAcaccttttattattatttaactaCATAATTAACTCAAGCCTAAACCTAAATTACAATGTTTGGCCGCCCAATTCACACCTCCAGCAGCCTCATTCACGTGAGTTCAGCAGCAGCCATCAGCCATCTCTTCTCCTCCACTTTTCTTTCAAGCAAGATCATTCCCGCCCCCCTCCGGTGCCTCCCCGACGCGTGTTTCTTCAAGCTTTCAAGCTTCTATTCatcaaggcacgccatgtatcaTTATTTTTGCATTATTCACGCATATATCAGTTGTTGTGTGTGCCTTAGTTGAAGAATTCAGTTCTTGCATGTTTTAATTGTTGTGCACGATTTGCATAACGTTTTTGATTACCAAGGTGCAAGGGCTGCCGAGATAGAGTCCTAAGGGGCTGTAAAACATCATTGCTTAAGGAAAAATCAGGCTGGAGTCGAGACTTGGGGAGATCGGTTGTAGGCCCTGAGTTGTTGTCAAGGAAGGGCTCGGGTTTGGCTAGTGTGAAGGCTATGGGTGTTGTAGCCGTATATGGCTCGATCTTGGCCAAGAATCTGACCCACTTGGGCCAATGACAGGGCTGGGAGAGGGCCGTGAGCTGCTGGCCTTGGTTCAGTAGGCGATCGAAGGGATAGGTTGGGGGCGGATCGGTTGTTTTGTTGTAGGGTTTCGGGTGTATCGCATGTGGCTAGATGCTTGAGCTGTAGGGTCAGCTAAGATTGTTCAAGTAGGGTCATTTGAGCTCGATCGGGGTTCCAGGATAGCTGGACAGGTGCTGGACACGTTGGTTTTTAACTAGAGTGGATAAAGACGCGATTTGGTTGCATTAGGGCTCGAACTTGGcacttgctggaaattccagcagcttGTGGTCACGTTTTCGTGGGTTTTAGTGGGCTGGAAAGTGTGGTTCAGAGGCTGGTAGGATATATTTAGGCATGGTTtaagtttgaaatattttggttaagttttagtTCGATTCGTGTTAAAACCGGGCCTCCGGTCCAAGTTCTAAAACGCATCGATTAAGTTTTTGAAGCGGGCTTGAGTTTACGcctaagaaatacttttaaatatgttttgggacattttaaggagtttggtaagcttcggatcaattttagaggtccagggttaaaacgataatttttgggtttccaggggcaaattggtcattttgcacccggggtgagtttTTGGTCATGGTAGCGCCctaagcacaaatttatgatattttaaatgtttatgcctcatgtttacgatttttacgcaattatgataaacacggtgcatgcttggtttaaaagaaaaactacgtatatgcatgcttttatttgagtgatgaatatgatgacactttgaaagaagtgatttagttgtgactaacacgatgacacaatgacatgtaaggccgagactcagtgggcgggtaatgctgtTGCTGATGATCCTcgtcgccgggtaccgcggttacacgtagatggatccatcgactgacataatgacacgaaagtcacaactaatgaacgaaattcaaattaagaaaatgaacatgtatatgctgatacgatcatacatgctatgattattatcatgttttgactGGTCACGATTATGTGCTACAATTCTTACATGCTCGACAGGTTTTAAGCTATGCATGCGCCTTTCACGATCATGAAACtatatgttgattatgctatttttcactgctgtgtgctatgtatatgtatttgttatcacggtacaggtgtgttgagtcttta from the Primulina tabacum isolate GXHZ01 chromosome 8, ASM2559414v2, whole genome shotgun sequence genome contains:
- the LOC142554548 gene encoding uncharacterized protein LOC142554548; the encoded protein is MIQNTVQFGGNALDDPNTHIADFLEIWDTFKFNGVSDDAVRLRLFSFSLRNKAKSWLNCLPVGSITTWEDMANAFLLKYFPPSKTMKLRANITTFSQFEQESLYEAWERYKDLLRRCPHHELPLGLFVQTFYYGLISSNRTMIDAAACGNLLRKTAEEGYELLEEMAANSYHLQSERNTQRRNVGVHQVTDFSAVTAQLEALNRKIDSMNVNGTAMRLQEIFCEKYGGEHYVKDCQDSGPFYVNEEAPVNQVGVQNRLSNDPYSSTYNPRWRQHPNFSWGGQGSQTRPQGGQQYSKHPMYRHDPREEKSNLEQMMSKFISATETRLQNRDASIKGLENQIGQLAKMIASREPDTLPSNTETNPKEQVKAISLRNGKVLEPEEKEKEDQGKEVVGKHTALCDLGASINLMHLSVFRKLGLGEPKPTQMSLQLVDGSVKHPRGVKEDVLVKVGKFTFPTDFVDAMKDPLEATLTTELKEDELNEEKFARVAYCNANHQWKNAERMKLEDMGDRRDLTPQKSSIEELPTREVKPRPPHLKYVYLERTSEHLTRASRRENSKKVKRCCYTTPSCACFLASSSQVSVLQYSVGDAARVPPPENYEEEP